A portion of the Vibrio coralliirubri genome contains these proteins:
- a CDS encoding YhgN family NAAT transporter produces the protein MEILSAATMLFLIMDPLGNLPIVLSILKHIDPKRRRIVLVRELMFALVILLLFLFAGQSIMNFLHVQPETLSISGGIILFIIAIKMIFPSAGSITGLAAGEEPFIVPMAIPMIAGPSVIAALILLSTQHPDNMLELSGAVMLAWGATFFILMFNGFFLRVLGERGLKAIERLMGLLLVMLSTQMFLDGVKGYMG, from the coding sequence ATGGAAATTTTATCTGCAGCAACCATGCTGTTTCTTATTATGGACCCGCTTGGCAATCTACCAATCGTACTCTCTATCCTTAAGCATATTGATCCGAAGCGTCGCCGTATTGTTCTTGTTCGTGAACTGATGTTTGCGCTGGTTATCCTGCTGTTGTTCTTGTTTGCTGGTCAAAGCATCATGAACTTCCTGCACGTGCAGCCTGAAACCTTGAGTATCTCTGGCGGTATTATTCTGTTTATCATCGCGATTAAGATGATTTTCCCAAGTGCGGGTAGTATTACTGGCCTCGCGGCGGGTGAAGAACCGTTTATTGTGCCGATGGCGATCCCAATGATTGCTGGCCCTTCAGTGATTGCGGCATTGATTCTGTTGTCGACACAGCACCCTGACAATATGTTAGAGCTTTCAGGAGCAGTGATGCTGGCTTGGGGTGCTACCTTCTTTATTCTGATGTTTAATGGCTTCTTCCTGCGAGTGCTGGGAGAGAGAGGCCTTAAAGCCATCGAACGCTTGATGGGCTTGTTGTTGGTTATGCTGTCGACGCAAATGTTCCTCGATGGTGTGAAAGGCTACATGGGCTAA
- a CDS encoding DUF1145 domain-containing protein has product MKFLLPLAKAAIAFVWFILIVNIFYPFPGNAAIALYIMTAFLFFMHGLQMLIFIGAFGDKIEMSRWEKWSILIFGVFALLDIRRKHMM; this is encoded by the coding sequence ATGAAGTTCTTGCTTCCACTAGCAAAAGCAGCCATCGCCTTTGTTTGGTTTATCTTAATCGTAAATATTTTCTACCCGTTCCCGGGTAATGCTGCGATTGCGCTTTATATCATGACAGCATTCTTGTTCTTCATGCACGGCCTGCAGATGCTGATTTTCATCGGTGCATTCGGCGATAAGATCGAGATGTCACGTTGGGAGAAGTGGTCAATATTGATTTTCGGTGTCTTCGCCTTACTCGATATCCGACGCAAACACATGATGTAA
- the rsmD gene encoding 16S rRNA (guanine(966)-N(2))-methyltransferase RsmD yields MVRRRQQNTSQKKPSGGFVRIISGSWRGRKLPVHDLEGLRPTIDRVKETLFNWVAQDIPHSTCLDVFAGSGGLGFEAASRQAKMVTLLEMNQKAAKQLSDNAKELKADNINVVNTDAISFLKKPGTPYDMVFLDPPFRQGLLVETVQLLESNGWLADNAIIYVETEKELKLEAMPENWELHRDKTTGQSSYRLFNRITEE; encoded by the coding sequence ATGGTAAGACGTCGCCAGCAAAACACATCACAAAAAAAGCCATCCGGAGGCTTTGTTCGAATTATTAGTGGCTCATGGAGAGGTAGAAAGCTACCTGTTCATGATTTAGAAGGATTACGCCCAACCATTGACCGAGTAAAAGAGACGCTCTTTAACTGGGTGGCTCAAGATATCCCACATTCAACTTGCTTGGATGTATTTGCCGGCTCTGGCGGTCTAGGTTTTGAAGCAGCTTCTCGCCAAGCAAAAATGGTGACACTGCTCGAAATGAATCAAAAGGCAGCCAAACAGCTTTCTGATAACGCGAAAGAGCTCAAAGCAGACAACATCAATGTCGTGAATACTGATGCTATCTCTTTCCTTAAGAAACCGGGCACTCCTTACGATATGGTTTTCCTTGATCCACCATTTCGTCAAGGCTTACTGGTAGAAACAGTACAACTGCTTGAGAGTAATGGTTGGCTTGCAGACAATGCCATCATTTACGTCGAGACCGAGAAAGAACTGAAACTCGAAGCTATGCCAGAGAACTGGGAATTGCATCGCGACAAGACCACCGGACAGTCAAGCTACCGACTGTTCAATCGAATCACTGAAGAATAG
- the ftsY gene encoding signal recognition particle-docking protein FtsY translates to MTEKKKRGLLSWLGFGEEEQSPKTQNEANVEIVEDQTEVESQVEAEQVAPEAEQSKPTEPEQALEEAQQEQQPVAAEAEAEAEAEAEAEAEAEAEAEQEEVAAPQAKVEEVQEKPTESFFARLKRSLSRTKANIGAGFFGLFKGKQIDEDLFEELEEQLLIADVGMNTTVKIIENLTEKASRNDLKDGEALYGLLKEEMADILSQVEQPLVVDTTKTPYVILMVGVNGVGKTTTIGKLAKQFQNEGKKVMLAAGDTFRAAAVEQLQVWGQRNDVPVIAQHTGADSASVIYDAIEAAKARGVDVVIADTAGRLQNKSNLMEELRKIVRVMKKIDDSAPHEIMLTLDAGTGQNAISQAKLFSEVAPVTGITLTKLDGTAKGGVIFSIADQFQIPIRYIGVGEGIDDLRPFESKDFIEALFSREE, encoded by the coding sequence ATGACGGAAAAAAAGAAGCGCGGATTATTATCGTGGCTTGGTTTTGGTGAAGAAGAACAAAGCCCTAAAACTCAGAATGAAGCGAACGTAGAAATCGTTGAAGATCAAACTGAAGTTGAATCACAAGTTGAGGCTGAACAGGTCGCGCCTGAAGCTGAACAATCTAAGCCAACTGAACCTGAGCAAGCGCTTGAAGAAGCTCAACAAGAGCAGCAACCTGTCGCAGCAGAAGCAGAAGCAGAAGCAGAAGCAGAAGCAGAAGCAGAAGCAGAAGCAGAAGCAGAAGCAGAACAGGAAGAAGTGGCTGCTCCGCAAGCCAAGGTTGAAGAAGTTCAAGAAAAACCAACAGAAAGCTTCTTTGCTCGCCTTAAGCGCAGCCTAAGCCGCACTAAAGCAAACATCGGTGCGGGTTTCTTTGGTCTGTTCAAAGGCAAGCAAATCGATGAAGACCTGTTTGAAGAGCTAGAAGAGCAACTTCTGATCGCTGACGTGGGTATGAATACCACGGTTAAGATCATTGAAAACCTGACAGAAAAAGCATCTCGCAATGACCTAAAAGATGGTGAAGCGCTTTATGGTCTGCTCAAAGAAGAGATGGCAGACATCTTAAGCCAAGTGGAACAGCCACTGGTTGTTGATACCACTAAAACACCTTACGTTATCTTAATGGTGGGTGTGAACGGTGTAGGTAAGACAACTACGATCGGTAAGCTGGCGAAACAATTCCAAAATGAAGGCAAGAAAGTGATGCTAGCAGCGGGTGATACCTTCCGTGCTGCAGCCGTTGAACAGCTTCAGGTTTGGGGCCAGCGTAACGATGTGCCAGTTATCGCTCAGCACACTGGTGCGGACAGTGCGTCTGTTATCTACGATGCGATTGAAGCTGCGAAAGCGCGTGGCGTTGATGTTGTGATTGCTGATACGGCAGGTCGTTTGCAGAACAAGAGCAACCTGATGGAAGAGCTACGCAAGATCGTTCGTGTAATGAAGAAGATTGATGACTCTGCACCACACGAAATCATGCTAACGCTCGATGCAGGTACAGGTCAGAACGCTATCAGCCAAGCGAAGTTGTTCAGTGAAGTGGCTCCAGTTACGGGTATTACACTGACTAAGCTAGATGGTACGGCGAAAGGTGGTGTAATTTTCTCAATTGCTGACCAGTTCCAGATTCCAATCCGCTACATTGGTGTGGGTGAAGGTATTGATGACCTGCGTCCATTTGAATCTAAAGACTTCATTGAAGCACTATTTAGCCGCGAAGAGTAA
- the ftsE gene encoding cell division ATP-binding protein FtsE, with the protein MIKFQQVSKAYRGGRQALQKVDFHLKRGEMAFLGGHSGAGKSTLLKLICAIERPTDGRVWFNDHDITRIQAKDIPFLRRNIGIVFQDHRLLMDRSIFDNVALPMRIESISENEIKRRVSAALDKTGLLDKARCLPSQLSGGEQQRVGIARAVVNRPTLLLADEPTGNLDPELSNRVLRLFEEFNRAGVTIILATHDIGLVNTRPQYRHLELNQGFLSEVEDYGRE; encoded by the coding sequence GTGATCAAATTTCAGCAAGTGAGTAAAGCCTACCGAGGTGGAAGACAAGCGCTCCAAAAAGTGGACTTTCACCTGAAACGTGGAGAGATGGCTTTTTTGGGTGGGCACTCTGGGGCTGGTAAAAGTACCTTGCTGAAGTTGATCTGCGCGATAGAGCGCCCAACCGATGGACGTGTCTGGTTCAACGATCACGATATCACTCGTATCCAAGCCAAAGACATCCCTTTCTTACGCCGTAATATTGGGATTGTTTTTCAAGACCACCGCCTGCTGATGGACCGTTCGATTTTCGATAACGTCGCTCTGCCTATGCGTATTGAATCTATTTCTGAAAACGAAATAAAACGCCGAGTCAGTGCTGCGTTGGATAAAACCGGTTTATTAGATAAAGCCCGTTGTTTGCCAAGCCAACTTTCGGGTGGTGAACAACAACGCGTGGGTATTGCTCGCGCCGTGGTTAACCGTCCAACTCTGCTTTTAGCCGATGAGCCCACCGGTAACCTAGACCCTGAATTATCTAACCGTGTATTACGCTTGTTTGAAGAGTTCAACCGCGCAGGTGTGACCATCATCCTAGCGACGCACGACATCGGGTTAGTGAACACTCGCCCTCAGTACCGCCATCTTGAATTAAACCAAGGATTTTTGAGTGAGGTTGAAGACTATGGCCGCGAATAA
- the ftsX gene encoding permease-like cell division protein FtsX has product MAANKRIKKPQSNRAANRASSDGFFVVHWKQAKSSFSQMWQRPLGNLLTLAVISMALAMPACLYLLGKNVGEVAQDVTSPSQISAYVEDGIPEPRVMVLKDEIESWDQVELVEYISPQQGLADLSQYSGFEDALTILDDYSLPGVLVITPSVHSDTLIKELAGTVKQQELVTDVRLDEDWLARLDAIKALAAVIVITLTVLMLGAVFLIIGNTLRFNVLAHKEEIQTMKLIGATDSYILRPYLYAGMWFGVLGSISAWVMTALITVLLNSAVDDLAQLYDSHFRLIGLSWDESLLLLIVGTLLGSVAAKLSAQRHLKEIEPV; this is encoded by the coding sequence ATGGCCGCGAATAAGCGCATCAAAAAACCTCAATCTAATCGAGCAGCAAACCGCGCTTCAAGCGACGGCTTCTTTGTTGTTCACTGGAAACAAGCCAAGTCTTCGTTCTCGCAAATGTGGCAGCGCCCGTTAGGCAACTTGCTGACCCTTGCGGTGATCTCAATGGCGTTGGCGATGCCAGCTTGTTTGTACCTATTAGGTAAAAATGTGGGTGAAGTAGCGCAAGATGTCACTAGCCCGTCACAAATAAGTGCTTATGTAGAGGATGGTATTCCTGAGCCACGAGTAATGGTGCTTAAGGATGAAATCGAAAGTTGGGATCAAGTTGAGCTGGTGGAGTACATTTCTCCGCAGCAAGGGCTTGCAGACCTCAGCCAATATTCTGGTTTTGAAGACGCCCTAACCATCCTCGACGATTACTCACTGCCAGGTGTTCTGGTGATTACGCCAAGCGTACACAGCGATACCTTAATTAAAGAGCTGGCAGGCACAGTTAAACAACAAGAATTAGTCACCGATGTTCGCCTAGACGAAGATTGGTTAGCGCGATTAGATGCGATCAAAGCATTAGCAGCTGTCATCGTGATTACCTTAACGGTATTGATGTTGGGCGCGGTATTTCTGATTATCGGCAATACACTACGATTTAATGTGTTGGCGCATAAAGAAGAGATTCAAACCATGAAGCTGATTGGTGCGACCGACAGCTACATTCTTCGACCATACCTTTATGCAGGGATGTGGTTTGGCGTTTTAGGTTCGATTAGCGCTTGGGTAATGACGGCATTGATTACCGTATTACTGAACAGCGCAGTGGATGACTTGGCTCAGCTATACGACAGCCACTTTCGTTTAATTGGCCTGAGTTGGGATGAATCTTTACTGCTTTTGATCGTCGGAACTCTGCTTGGTAGTGTGGCTGCGAAGCTTTCTGCACAGCGTCACCTAAAAGAAATTGAACCAGTTTAG
- the rpoH gene encoding RNA polymerase sigma factor RpoH, with amino-acid sequence MANQAYQMALVTQDSLDSYIRSANSYPMLTPEEERGLAERLHYKGEIDAAKGLILSHLRFVVHVARGYSGYGLPMADLVQEGNIGLMKAVKRFNPEVGVRLVSFAVHWIKAEIHEYVLRNWRIVKIATTKAQRKLFFNLRKSKKRLGWFNNGEVETVARELGVEPSEVREMESRLAAQDATFEAPMDDDDGGSAYTAPVYYLEDKASDVAETVEAANWESHTNNRLGLALASLDERSQHIVRSRWLDDNKATLQDLADTYSISAERVRQLEKNAMKKLKQAVGDF; translated from the coding sequence ATGGCAAACCAAGCGTATCAAATGGCTTTAGTCACACAAGATAGTTTAGATAGCTATATCCGCTCAGCGAACAGCTACCCAATGCTGACACCTGAAGAGGAACGTGGACTTGCAGAGCGATTACATTACAAAGGTGAGATCGACGCTGCGAAAGGCTTGATCCTTTCCCACCTACGATTCGTGGTGCACGTTGCAAGAGGCTACTCTGGCTACGGGCTGCCAATGGCTGATCTCGTCCAAGAAGGTAACATCGGCTTGATGAAGGCTGTTAAGCGCTTCAATCCAGAAGTTGGTGTTCGTCTCGTCTCGTTTGCTGTTCACTGGATCAAAGCTGAAATCCATGAATACGTTCTACGTAACTGGCGTATCGTTAAAATTGCGACTACTAAGGCACAGCGTAAACTGTTCTTTAACCTTCGTAAGTCTAAAAAGCGTTTGGGTTGGTTCAATAACGGTGAAGTTGAGACGGTTGCTCGTGAACTGGGTGTTGAGCCTTCAGAAGTTCGTGAGATGGAATCTCGCTTAGCAGCACAAGATGCGACGTTTGAAGCGCCTATGGACGATGACGATGGTGGTTCTGCTTACACTGCTCCAGTTTACTACCTAGAAGACAAAGCGTCAGACGTTGCTGAGACGGTTGAAGCGGCTAACTGGGAGTCACACACCAATAATCGCCTAGGGCTAGCACTAGCAAGCTTAGACGAGCGTAGCCAACACATTGTTCGCTCACGTTGGTTAGACGACAACAAGGCAACCCTGCAAGACTTAGCGGATACCTACAGTATCTCAGCTGAGCGTGTTCGCCAGTTAGAAAAGAATGCGATGAAGAAATTGAAACAAGCCGTTGGTGATTTCTAA
- the glpE gene encoding thiosulfate sulfurtransferase GlpE has translation MDQFKHIDVKGAQALIEQGEARLVDIRDPQSFAVAHPKTAYHLTNDTMVSFMDEVEFEQPILVMCYHGISSQGAAQYLVNQGFEEVYSVDGGFEAWHRAELPVIAG, from the coding sequence ATGGACCAGTTTAAACATATCGATGTTAAAGGCGCTCAAGCCCTCATCGAACAAGGCGAAGCTCGACTTGTCGATATACGTGACCCGCAGTCTTTTGCGGTTGCTCACCCAAAAACAGCCTACCACCTGACTAACGATACGATGGTGTCATTCATGGATGAGGTTGAGTTCGAACAACCTATCTTAGTGATGTGCTACCACGGCATCAGTAGCCAAGGTGCGGCACAATATTTAGTGAACCAAGGCTTTGAAGAGGTATATAGTGTTGATGGTGGTTTCGAAGCTTGGCATCGTGCTGAACTTCCAGTGATCGCAGGTTAA
- the glpG gene encoding rhomboid family intramembrane serine protease GlpG, protein MIRLMVLDNPRLAQAFIDYMASRQIPIQMSPEGEGRFALWLLDGQFQVETEAELNRFLAEPNHKRYQAASWDMAETRKSNFHYHTPSFMGMIKAKAGPVTLSLMLVCVVIFALQQIGFGQAIFNALHFPAVDGQQWQLWRWLSHAVLHFSVMHIAFNILWWWQLGGDIEKKLGSLKLLQIFAVSSALSGAGQYWVEGANFGGLSGVVYALVGYLWVVGAKAPQLGLGIPRQIVGFMLVWLVLGYMQPFMAIANTAHLAGLAAGVIIGFIDAMKAPSSARS, encoded by the coding sequence ATGATTAGATTGATGGTGTTAGACAATCCACGTCTTGCTCAAGCATTTATTGATTATATGGCCTCTCGTCAGATCCCTATTCAGATGTCTCCAGAGGGAGAAGGGCGTTTTGCTCTTTGGCTTCTTGATGGCCAATTTCAGGTTGAAACCGAAGCTGAGCTGAATCGTTTTCTGGCTGAACCCAATCATAAGCGCTATCAAGCGGCGTCTTGGGACATGGCTGAGACCAGAAAGAGCAACTTCCATTATCACACGCCAAGCTTTATGGGTATGATCAAAGCCAAAGCCGGCCCTGTGACACTAAGCCTGATGTTGGTGTGTGTGGTGATTTTTGCGCTGCAACAGATCGGTTTTGGCCAAGCTATTTTTAATGCCCTACATTTCCCAGCGGTGGATGGACAGCAATGGCAGCTGTGGCGTTGGTTGAGTCATGCCGTTCTACATTTCTCTGTTATGCACATCGCATTTAATATTTTGTGGTGGTGGCAGTTAGGTGGAGACATTGAGAAGAAACTTGGCAGCCTCAAGCTACTTCAGATCTTTGCTGTCTCTTCTGCGCTTTCAGGCGCTGGGCAGTATTGGGTTGAAGGGGCGAACTTCGGTGGTTTGTCTGGTGTTGTGTATGCCTTGGTTGGTTACTTATGGGTGGTTGGTGCGAAGGCGCCACAACTTGGTTTAGGTATTCCAAGACAGATTGTCGGCTTTATGTTGGTGTGGTTGGTGCTTGGGTACATGCAGCCATTTATGGCTATCGCCAATACGGCGCATTTAGCTGGCCTAGCCGCCGGTGTGATTATTGGCTTTATCGATGCGATGAAAGCACCAAGCTCGGCAAGAAGCTAA
- a CDS encoding IS4 family transposase → MFLRQALNQVHNFSPEQLSGLSDLLSPELVEQCLQESGVATIRKRRLPMEMMVWSVLGMSLYRHLSMDKVVSQLDILLPGKKPFVAPSAVIQARHRLGSDVMEAVFNHTQRLWHRKTPHPDWHGLTLHAVDGVVWRTPDTKSNDEHFSRTGNKTTISDYPQVRMVCHMELTSHLLNSASFDSVSKSEVDLTIPLIEQSPSNSLTIFDRGFYALGLLHKWQTSGDEKHWLLPLRKGAQYTVLSKVGRGQELVELKLSPQAQKKWVDAPKTLQARLITKTIKGKEVRLLTSMIDTMKYPGADIAELYSHRWEIELGYREMKQYMLQNQLTLRSKKPELVNQELWGMLVAYNLLRFMMCQMAYHQKSVMPYQIGFKQASLFLVGQLQLLPAVAPGRIPEVINYILDMSESFVLPERRERSYPRAVKKRPCRYATRPPRRR, encoded by the coding sequence ATGTTTCTTAGACAAGCCCTTAATCAAGTCCATAACTTCTCTCCAGAACAGCTCTCAGGGTTATCAGACCTGCTGTCCCCGGAACTCGTCGAACAGTGCCTCCAAGAATCTGGGGTTGCGACTATTCGAAAGCGCAGGTTACCAATGGAAATGATGGTTTGGAGTGTTTTAGGGATGTCCCTTTACCGTCATTTATCGATGGATAAAGTAGTCTCGCAACTTGATATTCTCCTACCGGGTAAGAAGCCATTCGTCGCACCTAGCGCTGTCATACAGGCACGTCACCGACTTGGTTCCGACGTTATGGAAGCCGTGTTCAATCACACTCAACGACTTTGGCACCGCAAGACTCCTCATCCCGATTGGCATGGGTTAACACTTCATGCTGTAGATGGTGTTGTGTGGAGAACACCAGACACTAAAAGTAATGATGAGCATTTTAGTAGAACAGGCAATAAAACAACGATATCTGACTACCCTCAAGTGAGAATGGTCTGCCATATGGAGCTGACCAGTCATTTACTCAACAGCGCTTCATTCGACTCAGTATCTAAAAGTGAAGTCGACCTTACGATCCCGCTTATTGAACAATCTCCCTCAAACAGCTTAACTATTTTTGACCGCGGATTTTACGCCTTGGGCTTACTGCATAAATGGCAAACCAGTGGCGATGAAAAACATTGGCTGCTCCCATTAAGAAAAGGGGCTCAATACACTGTGTTATCGAAGGTAGGCCGAGGACAAGAGCTCGTTGAGCTCAAGCTATCACCTCAAGCTCAAAAGAAGTGGGTTGATGCCCCCAAAACTCTCCAAGCTCGTTTAATCACAAAGACGATTAAAGGAAAAGAAGTCCGACTATTAACGTCAATGATAGACACGATGAAATATCCTGGTGCTGATATCGCCGAACTATATAGCCATCGTTGGGAAATAGAGTTGGGGTATCGTGAGATGAAGCAATACATGCTTCAGAACCAACTTACGTTAAGAAGCAAAAAGCCAGAGTTAGTGAATCAAGAGCTTTGGGGAATGCTGGTTGCTTACAATCTACTGCGGTTCATGATGTGTCAAATGGCCTATCATCAGAAGTCAGTGATGCCTTATCAAATCGGCTTTAAACAGGCTTCATTATTCCTTGTTGGACAGCTTCAATTATTACCAGCGGTCGCACCGGGACGAATCCCAGAAGTAATAAACTACATACTGGATATGTCAGAAAGCTTTGTTTTACCTGAGAGGCGAGAACGAAGTTACCCAAGAGCAGTAAAAAAGAGGCCTTGTCGCTATGCGACAAGGCCTCCAAGAAGACGCTAA
- a CDS encoding flagellar basal body-associated protein FliL — MHKRYVAQIFLAITLLFSASSFAEEESAAKLAYFTLEPDLTTNFYTKGKKLGYIQVRLDIMVANSNDLAAIEHHQPLIRDAVIELLGKQNEETIKSLSGREDLRKSLVEHLNKILLPETGKTLIADLLFTKYLYQ, encoded by the coding sequence ATGCACAAACGTTATGTAGCCCAAATATTTCTTGCGATTACCCTACTCTTTTCAGCATCAAGTTTCGCTGAAGAGGAGTCGGCAGCTAAACTCGCCTACTTCACGCTAGAGCCAGACCTGACCACCAATTTTTACACTAAAGGTAAAAAACTGGGCTACATTCAGGTTCGCCTCGACATCATGGTGGCAAATAGTAACGACTTGGCCGCTATTGAGCATCACCAACCACTGATTCGCGATGCGGTGATTGAATTGCTTGGCAAGCAAAACGAAGAAACCATTAAATCTCTATCTGGCCGTGAAGACTTAAGAAAATCCTTAGTTGAACACCTCAACAAGATTTTGCTTCCAGAGACAGGTAAAACCCTGATTGCTGACTTACTGTTTACCAAATACCTTTATCAGTAA
- a CDS encoding chorismate lyase, translated as MNQPISLYLNSLMNVDWQSTETFDFPNETTKEWLMEQGSLSRKLGKCCQHLSVELLHNQVVERSMLQQDEEHLLSSFDCLLRKVILKGDDDPWVLGRTLIPRVTLEDHQHSDLSQQGNVPLGLTVFSAENVERDALQVGWVIAGDERLLARRSRLWMNHKPMLVAELFLPTSPIYSKESV; from the coding sequence ATGAATCAGCCAATATCGCTGTATCTTAATTCGTTAATGAATGTAGATTGGCAAAGTACAGAAACATTTGATTTTCCTAATGAAACCACCAAAGAGTGGCTGATGGAGCAAGGTTCTCTTTCCCGCAAGTTGGGGAAGTGCTGTCAGCACCTGTCTGTTGAGTTGCTTCATAATCAAGTTGTAGAACGCTCAATGCTGCAACAGGACGAGGAACATCTTTTATCATCGTTTGATTGCTTACTGCGTAAAGTGATTTTAAAGGGTGATGATGACCCGTGGGTGTTAGGTCGAACCTTGATTCCCCGAGTCACGCTAGAAGATCATCAGCACTCTGACCTTTCTCAACAAGGTAATGTCCCGCTTGGATTGACCGTTTTCAGTGCTGAGAACGTGGAGCGAGATGCGCTGCAAGTCGGTTGGGTTATTGCAGGCGATGAGCGATTACTCGCGCGTCGTTCTCGATTATGGATGAACCATAAACCGATGCTTGTGGCAGAACTGTTTTTACCAACATCACCCATTTACTCTAAGGAGAGTGTGTAA
- the ubiA gene encoding 4-hydroxybenzoate octaprenyltransferase has product MLATKAKAYWQLTRMNRPIGTLLLLWPTLWSLVIAAQGMPDFDVLVVFVLGVVLMRSAGCVINDFADRKVDGHVKRTKQRPLPSGLVSSKEAILLFLVLAVVSFLLVLTMNPLTIKLSFIGVGLAFIYPFMKRFTHLPQLFLGLAFSWAIPMAWAAQTNELPSIVWFIFVINALWTIAYDTQYAMVDRDDDLKIGIKSTAILFGRFDKLIVGSLQLVTLAMLIALGMHYQLGDTFYWALLVAGSLFVYQQHLMRHRDRDLCFQAFLNNNYVGMAVTVGLFITFW; this is encoded by the coding sequence ATGCTTGCCACCAAAGCGAAGGCGTATTGGCAATTAACGCGAATGAATCGCCCGATTGGTACCCTGTTACTCCTTTGGCCGACCTTGTGGTCACTGGTTATCGCCGCACAAGGTATGCCTGATTTTGATGTCTTGGTTGTTTTCGTACTCGGCGTGGTGTTGATGCGTTCAGCTGGCTGTGTGATCAATGACTTTGCTGACCGTAAAGTAGATGGTCATGTTAAACGTACCAAGCAGCGTCCATTACCTTCAGGTTTGGTTTCCAGTAAAGAAGCGATTCTGCTCTTTTTAGTGCTAGCCGTGGTTTCATTCTTGCTGGTACTCACTATGAATCCACTGACCATTAAGCTCTCATTTATTGGTGTGGGCCTGGCGTTCATTTACCCTTTCATGAAGCGTTTTACCCATCTTCCCCAGTTGTTTCTTGGCTTAGCGTTTAGCTGGGCGATACCAATGGCTTGGGCGGCACAAACCAATGAGCTGCCAAGCATTGTGTGGTTTATCTTCGTGATTAACGCGTTGTGGACGATTGCTTACGACACGCAATATGCGATGGTTGACCGAGATGATGACTTGAAGATTGGTATTAAATCGACGGCTATTTTATTTGGTCGCTTCGATAAACTGATTGTTGGCTCTTTGCAACTCGTCACCCTAGCGATGCTGATTGCGTTAGGCATGCATTACCAACTAGGAGATACCTTCTATTGGGCACTGTTGGTAGCGGGAAGCTTATTTGTGTATCAACAACATCTGATGCGCCACCGTGATCGAGACCTTTGTTTTCAAGCCTTTCTAAACAACAACTATGTTGGAATGGCAGTGACCGTGGGTTTGTTCATTACCTTCTGGTAA